A single window of Labrus mixtus chromosome 23, fLabMix1.1, whole genome shotgun sequence DNA harbors:
- the LOC132958703 gene encoding solute carrier family 12 member 6-like isoform X1 yields MASVRFTVTPTKAEDLPGLSDTSPDISSRSGARVRFGSRESVNRSDPLSEASGGGGGADTPEHSSIEQGDGNSKISSVYINNTHGVDDDDFYDRNLALFEEEMDTRPKVSSLLNRLANYTNLTQGAKEHEEAESIGEKKKAGKSPQMGTFMGVYLPCLQNIFGVILFLRLTWVVGMAGVLQGLVIVFMCCCCTMLTAISMSAIATNGVVPAGGAYFMISRSLGPEFGGAVGLCFYLGTTFAGAMYILGAIEILLMYIAPKAAIFESKHPEGEGAAMLNNMRVYGSICLLLMSLLVFVGVKYVNKLASIFLACVIVSIVSIYIGALVSAFKPPDFHVCVLGNRTINGHEILDSQCAKKFLTQLGEQAEGEAENYTMINDNGTMGPTFDPSLAPPPAEKTTYLWKQFCEGSELNASCDKYFTSNNFTKILGIPGLASGVISENLWSSYLSKGDVVEKVSLDSSNGAHPASTHQPYVFADITTSFTLLVGIFFPSVTGIMAGSNRSGDLKDAQRSIPIGTILAILTTTLVYLSSVVLFGACIDGVVLRDKFGDSVKGNLVVGTLAWPSPWVIVIGSFFSTCGAGLQSLTGAPRLLQAIAKDNIIPFLRVFGHGKANGEPTWALLLTALIAELGILIASLDLVAPILTMFFLMCYLFVNLACGLQTLLRTPNWRPRFSYYHWTLSFLGMTICLALMFISSWYYAIVAMVIAGMIYKYIEYHGAEKEWGDGIRGLSLSAARYALLRLEEGPPHTKNWRPQVLVLLKLDEDAHVKSPRLLTFASQLKAGKGLTIVGTVVSGNFLQSYGEALAAEQTLKHLMDKERVKGFVQCIVAQKPREGISHMIQSSGLGGMKPNTVVMGWPHAWRQSEDPQAWKTFINTVRVTTAAHLALLVPKNISLFPSNSEPCTEGYIDVWWIVHDGGMLMLLPFLLRQHKVWRKCGMRIFTVAQMEDNSIQMKKDLATFLYHLRIEADVEVVEMHNSDISAYTYERTLMMEQRSQMLRQMRLSKSDREKEGYPGISSSRPEAGGATRSQAQLVKDRNSMLRLTSIGSDDDDDVDAAEREKPVSSGSSSEHHRRVQMTWTKEKSSQYRAMHSGCSTPEGFRDMLSMRPDHSNVRRMHTAVKLNEVIVNKSHDARLVLLNMPGPPRNTDGDENYMEFLEVLTEGLERVLLVRGGGSEVITIYS; encoded by the exons ATGGCTTCAGTGCGCTTCACCGTGACGCCCACCAAGGCGGAGGACCTCCCGGGGCTGTCCGACACGTCGCCCGACATCAGCTCGCGCTCGGGCGCCCGCGTGCGCTTCGGTTCCAGGGAGAGCGTCAATCGGAGTGACCCGCTCAGCGAGgcgtcaggaggaggaggaggggccgaCACGCCTGAACACAGCAGCATAGAGCAAG GTGATGGGAATTCCAAAATCTCCAGCGTGTACATCAACAACACTCACGGCGTGGACGACGATGACTTCTACGACAGAAACCTGGCCTTATTCGAG GAGGAGATGGACACTCGGCCGAAGGTGTCCTCTCTGCTCAACCGCCTGGCCAACTACACCAACCTGACTCAGGGGGCGAAGGAACACGAGGAGGCCGAGAGCAtcggggagaagaagaaagcaggaAAG TCGCCTCAGATGGGGACGTTTATGGGCGTTTACCTGCCGTGCCTCCAGAACATCTTCGGCGTCATCCTCTTCCTGAGGTTGACCTGGGTGGTGGGGATGGCGGGGGTGCTGCAGGGCCTCGTCATCGTCttcatgtgctgctgctgt acgaTGCTGACCGCCATATCCATGAGTGCAATCGCCACTAACGGAGTTGTACCAG CGGGCGGCGCCTACTTCATGATCAGTCGCTCTCTCGGTCCGGAGTTTGGTGGGGCAGTGGGCCTGTGTTTCTACTTGGGCACCACCTTCGCTGGAGCCATGTACATCCTGGGAGCCATCGAGATCCTCCTG ATGTACATTGCACCTAAGGCGGCCATATTTGAGTCCAAACATCCCGAGGGCGAGGGGGCGGCCATGTTGAACAACATGCGCGTCTACGGCTCCATCTGCCTCCTCCTCATGTCCCTGCTGGTCTTCGTCGGCGTCAAGTACGTCAACAAGCTGGCCTCCATCTTCCTGGCCTGCGTCATCGTCTCCATCGTGTCCATCTACATCGGAGCGCTGGTCTCCGCCTTCAAACCTCCCGATTTCCA CGTGTGCGTGCTGGGAAACAGAACAATCAACGGCCACGAAATCTTAGATAGCCAATGTGCGAAGAAGTTCCTGACGCAGCTCGGCGAGCAGGCGGAAGGAGAGGCAGAAAACTACACAATGATTAACG ATAACGGTACGATGGGCCCGACCTTTGACCCCAGCCTGGCCCCCCCGCCTGCAGAGAAGACCACGTATCTCTGGAAGCAGTTCTGCGAGGGCTCGGAGCTCAACGCCTCCTGCGACAAATACTTCACATCCAACAACTTCACAAAGATCTTAGGAATCCCCGGGCTGGCCAGCGGGGTTATTTCAG AGAACCTGTGGAGCTCCTACCTCAGCAAAGGCGACGTGGTGGAGAAGGTCTCCCTCGACTCGTCTAACGGCGCTCACCCGGCCTCCACCCATCAGCCTTATGTGTTCGCTGACATCACTACCTCCTTCACCCTGCTGGTGGGCATCTTCTTCCCCTCCGTCACAG gAATCATGGCCGGTTCAAACCGCTCAGGCGATCTGAAAGACGCCCAGCGCTCCATCCCAATAGGAACCATCCTCGCCATCCTCACCACCACCCTCGTCT ACCTGAGCAGTGTCGTCCTGTTCGGCGCGTGCATCGACGGGGTCGTCCTCAGAGACAA gtttGGAGACTCGGTCAAAGGGAACCTGGTGGTGGGGACTCTGGCCTGGCCCTCTCCCTGGGTCATCGTGATCGGCTCTTTCTTCTCGACGTGCGGCGCAGGTCTTCAGTCCCTGACGGGCGCTCCCCGACTCCTGCAGGCCATCGCCAAGGACAACATCATCCCCTTCCTCCGG gtgtTCGGTCACGGGAAGGCGAACGGGGAGCCGACCTGGGCGCTGCTGCTGACGGCTCTGATCGCAGAGCTGGGGATCCTCATCGCCTCTCTGGACCTGGTGGCTCCGATTCTAACAAT GTTCTTCCTCATGTGCTACCTGTTTGTGAACCTCGCCTGTGGCCTCCAGACTCTCCTGAGGACGCCCAACTGGAGGCCCCGCTTCTCCTATTATCACtg gaccTTGTCGTTTTTGGGGATGACTATCTGCCTGGCGCTCATGTTCATATCCTCCTGGTACTACGCCATCGTTGCCATGGTGATCGCAGGCATGATCTACAAGTACATTGAGTACCACGG CGCAGAGAAGGAGTGGGGGGATGGGATCCGGGGTCTCTCGCTCAGCGCGGCCCGTTACGCCCTCCTGAGGCTGGAGGAGGGACCGCCGCACACCAAAAACTGGAG GCCCCAGGTGCTGGTCTTACTCAAACTGGACGAGGACGCCCACGTCAAGTCTCCCCGCCTGCTGACGTTCGCCAGCCAGCTGAAGGCGGGGAAGGGCCTGACCATCGTCGGCACAGTCGTCTCGGGAAACTTCCTGCAGAGCTACGGGGAGGCGCTCGCTGCTGAACAG ACTCTGAAGCACCTGATGGATAAGGAGCGGGTGAAGGGCTTCGTTCAGTGCATCGTGGCCCAGAAGCCGCGAGAAGGCATCAGTCACATGATCCAGTCGAGCGGGCTCGGGGGGATGAAGCCCAACACGGTGGTGATGGGCTGGCCGCACGCCTGGAGGCAGAGCGAGGACCCCCAGGCCTGGAAGACCTTCATCA ACACAGTGCGGGTGACGACGGCGGCCCACCTGGCCCTCCTGGTGCCCAAAAACATCTCCCTGTTCCCGAGCAACAGCGAGCCGTGCACAGAGGGCTACATCGACGTGTGGTGGATCGTCCACGACGGAGGAATGCTCATGCTGCTGCCCTTCCTGCTGCGCCAACACAAA GTGTGGAGAAAGTGTGGCATGCGGATCTTCACGGTGGCTCAGATGGAGGATAACTCAATCCAGATGAAGAAGGACCTGGCAACCTTCCTCTACCACCTCCGGATCGAGGCGGATGTGGAAGTGGTGGAGATG CacaacagtgacatcagtgCATACACCTATGAAAGGACGCTGATGATGGAGCAGAGGTCTCAGATGCTCCGACAGATGCGCCTCTCTAAATCCGACCGGGAGAAAGAG GGATATCCTGGCATCAGCAGCAGTAGGCCAGAGGCAGGTGGAGCTACGAGGTCTCAG gcccAGCTGGTGAAAGACCGCAACTCCATGCTGCGGCTGACGAGTATCGGCTcggacgacgacgacgacgtgGACGCCGCCGAGAGGGAGAAGCCGGtgagcagcggcagcagctcGGAGCACCACCGCAGAGTCCAGATGACCTGGACCAAAGAGAAGTCGTCGCAGTACAGAGCGATGCACTCTGGGTGCTCCACGCCCGAGGGCTTCAGAGACATGCTCAGCATGCGCCC GGATCACTCCAACGTCAGGCGGATGCACACGGCCGTCAAGCTCAACGAGGTCATCGTCAATAAATCCCATGATGCTCGGCTGGTGCTGCTCAACATGCCCGGACCCCCGAGGAACACAGATGGAGACGAGAACT ACATGGAGTTCCTCGAGGTCCTGACTGAAGGTCTGGAGCGCGTCCTGTTGGTCAGAGGGGGAGGAAGTGAGGTCATCACCATCTACTCCTGA
- the LOC132958703 gene encoding solute carrier family 12 member 6-like isoform X2, translated as MASVRFTVTPTKAEDLPGLSDTSPDISSRSGARVRFGSRESVNRSDPLSEASGGGGGADTPEHSSIEQGDGNSKISSVYINNTHGVDDDDFYDRNLALFEEEMDTRPKVSSLLNRLANYTNLTQGAKEHEEAESIGEKKKAGKSPQMGTFMGVYLPCLQNIFGVILFLRLTWVVGMAGVLQGLVIVFMCCCCTMLTAISMSAIATNGVVPAGGAYFMISRSLGPEFGGAVGLCFYLGTTFAGAMYILGAIEILLMYIAPKAAIFESKHPEGEGAAMLNNMRVYGSICLLLMSLLVFVGVKYVNKLASIFLACVIVSIVSIYIGALVSAFKPPDFHVCVLGNRTINGHEILDSQCAKKFLTQLGEQAEGEAENYTMINDNGTMGPTFDPSLAPPPAEKTTYLWKQFCEGSELNASCDKYFTSNNFTKILGIPGLASGVISENLWSSYLSKGDVVEKVSLDSSNGAHPASTHQPYVFADITTSFTLLVGIFFPSVTGIMAGSNRSGDLKDAQRSIPIGTILAILTTTLVYLSSVVLFGACIDGVVLRDKFGDSVKGNLVVGTLAWPSPWVIVIGSFFSTCGAGLQSLTGAPRLLQAIAKDNIIPFLRVFGHGKANGEPTWALLLTALIAELGILIASLDLVAPILTMFFLMCYLFVNLACGLQTLLRTPNWRPRFSYYHWTLSFLGMTICLALMFISSWYYAIVAMVIAGMIYKYIEYHGAEKEWGDGIRGLSLSAARYALLRLEEGPPHTKNWRPQVLVLLKLDEDAHVKSPRLLTFASQLKAGKGLTIVGTVVSGNFLQSYGEALAAEQTLKHLMDKERVKGFVQCIVAQKPREGISHMIQSSGLGGMKPNTVVMGWPHAWRQSEDPQAWKTFINTVRVTTAAHLALLVPKNISLFPSNSEPCTEGYIDVWWIVHDGGMLMLLPFLLRQHKVWRKCGMRIFTVAQMEDNSIQMKKDLATFLYHLRIEADVEVVEMHNSDISAYTYERTLMMEQRSQMLRQMRLSKSDREKEAQLVKDRNSMLRLTSIGSDDDDDVDAAEREKPVSSGSSSEHHRRVQMTWTKEKSSQYRAMHSGCSTPEGFRDMLSMRPDHSNVRRMHTAVKLNEVIVNKSHDARLVLLNMPGPPRNTDGDENYMEFLEVLTEGLERVLLVRGGGSEVITIYS; from the exons ATGGCTTCAGTGCGCTTCACCGTGACGCCCACCAAGGCGGAGGACCTCCCGGGGCTGTCCGACACGTCGCCCGACATCAGCTCGCGCTCGGGCGCCCGCGTGCGCTTCGGTTCCAGGGAGAGCGTCAATCGGAGTGACCCGCTCAGCGAGgcgtcaggaggaggaggaggggccgaCACGCCTGAACACAGCAGCATAGAGCAAG GTGATGGGAATTCCAAAATCTCCAGCGTGTACATCAACAACACTCACGGCGTGGACGACGATGACTTCTACGACAGAAACCTGGCCTTATTCGAG GAGGAGATGGACACTCGGCCGAAGGTGTCCTCTCTGCTCAACCGCCTGGCCAACTACACCAACCTGACTCAGGGGGCGAAGGAACACGAGGAGGCCGAGAGCAtcggggagaagaagaaagcaggaAAG TCGCCTCAGATGGGGACGTTTATGGGCGTTTACCTGCCGTGCCTCCAGAACATCTTCGGCGTCATCCTCTTCCTGAGGTTGACCTGGGTGGTGGGGATGGCGGGGGTGCTGCAGGGCCTCGTCATCGTCttcatgtgctgctgctgt acgaTGCTGACCGCCATATCCATGAGTGCAATCGCCACTAACGGAGTTGTACCAG CGGGCGGCGCCTACTTCATGATCAGTCGCTCTCTCGGTCCGGAGTTTGGTGGGGCAGTGGGCCTGTGTTTCTACTTGGGCACCACCTTCGCTGGAGCCATGTACATCCTGGGAGCCATCGAGATCCTCCTG ATGTACATTGCACCTAAGGCGGCCATATTTGAGTCCAAACATCCCGAGGGCGAGGGGGCGGCCATGTTGAACAACATGCGCGTCTACGGCTCCATCTGCCTCCTCCTCATGTCCCTGCTGGTCTTCGTCGGCGTCAAGTACGTCAACAAGCTGGCCTCCATCTTCCTGGCCTGCGTCATCGTCTCCATCGTGTCCATCTACATCGGAGCGCTGGTCTCCGCCTTCAAACCTCCCGATTTCCA CGTGTGCGTGCTGGGAAACAGAACAATCAACGGCCACGAAATCTTAGATAGCCAATGTGCGAAGAAGTTCCTGACGCAGCTCGGCGAGCAGGCGGAAGGAGAGGCAGAAAACTACACAATGATTAACG ATAACGGTACGATGGGCCCGACCTTTGACCCCAGCCTGGCCCCCCCGCCTGCAGAGAAGACCACGTATCTCTGGAAGCAGTTCTGCGAGGGCTCGGAGCTCAACGCCTCCTGCGACAAATACTTCACATCCAACAACTTCACAAAGATCTTAGGAATCCCCGGGCTGGCCAGCGGGGTTATTTCAG AGAACCTGTGGAGCTCCTACCTCAGCAAAGGCGACGTGGTGGAGAAGGTCTCCCTCGACTCGTCTAACGGCGCTCACCCGGCCTCCACCCATCAGCCTTATGTGTTCGCTGACATCACTACCTCCTTCACCCTGCTGGTGGGCATCTTCTTCCCCTCCGTCACAG gAATCATGGCCGGTTCAAACCGCTCAGGCGATCTGAAAGACGCCCAGCGCTCCATCCCAATAGGAACCATCCTCGCCATCCTCACCACCACCCTCGTCT ACCTGAGCAGTGTCGTCCTGTTCGGCGCGTGCATCGACGGGGTCGTCCTCAGAGACAA gtttGGAGACTCGGTCAAAGGGAACCTGGTGGTGGGGACTCTGGCCTGGCCCTCTCCCTGGGTCATCGTGATCGGCTCTTTCTTCTCGACGTGCGGCGCAGGTCTTCAGTCCCTGACGGGCGCTCCCCGACTCCTGCAGGCCATCGCCAAGGACAACATCATCCCCTTCCTCCGG gtgtTCGGTCACGGGAAGGCGAACGGGGAGCCGACCTGGGCGCTGCTGCTGACGGCTCTGATCGCAGAGCTGGGGATCCTCATCGCCTCTCTGGACCTGGTGGCTCCGATTCTAACAAT GTTCTTCCTCATGTGCTACCTGTTTGTGAACCTCGCCTGTGGCCTCCAGACTCTCCTGAGGACGCCCAACTGGAGGCCCCGCTTCTCCTATTATCACtg gaccTTGTCGTTTTTGGGGATGACTATCTGCCTGGCGCTCATGTTCATATCCTCCTGGTACTACGCCATCGTTGCCATGGTGATCGCAGGCATGATCTACAAGTACATTGAGTACCACGG CGCAGAGAAGGAGTGGGGGGATGGGATCCGGGGTCTCTCGCTCAGCGCGGCCCGTTACGCCCTCCTGAGGCTGGAGGAGGGACCGCCGCACACCAAAAACTGGAG GCCCCAGGTGCTGGTCTTACTCAAACTGGACGAGGACGCCCACGTCAAGTCTCCCCGCCTGCTGACGTTCGCCAGCCAGCTGAAGGCGGGGAAGGGCCTGACCATCGTCGGCACAGTCGTCTCGGGAAACTTCCTGCAGAGCTACGGGGAGGCGCTCGCTGCTGAACAG ACTCTGAAGCACCTGATGGATAAGGAGCGGGTGAAGGGCTTCGTTCAGTGCATCGTGGCCCAGAAGCCGCGAGAAGGCATCAGTCACATGATCCAGTCGAGCGGGCTCGGGGGGATGAAGCCCAACACGGTGGTGATGGGCTGGCCGCACGCCTGGAGGCAGAGCGAGGACCCCCAGGCCTGGAAGACCTTCATCA ACACAGTGCGGGTGACGACGGCGGCCCACCTGGCCCTCCTGGTGCCCAAAAACATCTCCCTGTTCCCGAGCAACAGCGAGCCGTGCACAGAGGGCTACATCGACGTGTGGTGGATCGTCCACGACGGAGGAATGCTCATGCTGCTGCCCTTCCTGCTGCGCCAACACAAA GTGTGGAGAAAGTGTGGCATGCGGATCTTCACGGTGGCTCAGATGGAGGATAACTCAATCCAGATGAAGAAGGACCTGGCAACCTTCCTCTACCACCTCCGGATCGAGGCGGATGTGGAAGTGGTGGAGATG CacaacagtgacatcagtgCATACACCTATGAAAGGACGCTGATGATGGAGCAGAGGTCTCAGATGCTCCGACAGATGCGCCTCTCTAAATCCGACCGGGAGAAAGAG gcccAGCTGGTGAAAGACCGCAACTCCATGCTGCGGCTGACGAGTATCGGCTcggacgacgacgacgacgtgGACGCCGCCGAGAGGGAGAAGCCGGtgagcagcggcagcagctcGGAGCACCACCGCAGAGTCCAGATGACCTGGACCAAAGAGAAGTCGTCGCAGTACAGAGCGATGCACTCTGGGTGCTCCACGCCCGAGGGCTTCAGAGACATGCTCAGCATGCGCCC GGATCACTCCAACGTCAGGCGGATGCACACGGCCGTCAAGCTCAACGAGGTCATCGTCAATAAATCCCATGATGCTCGGCTGGTGCTGCTCAACATGCCCGGACCCCCGAGGAACACAGATGGAGACGAGAACT ACATGGAGTTCCTCGAGGTCCTGACTGAAGGTCTGGAGCGCGTCCTGTTGGTCAGAGGGGGAGGAAGTGAGGTCATCACCATCTACTCCTGA
- the LOC132958703 gene encoding solute carrier family 12 member 6-like isoform X3 has translation MASVRFTVTPTKAEDLPGLSDTSPDISSRSGARVRFGSRESVNRSDPLSEASGGGGGADTPEHSSIEQGDGNSKISSVYINNTHGVDDDDFYDRNLALFEEEMDTRPKVSSLLNRLANYTNLTQGAKEHEEAESIGEKKKAGKSPQMGTFMGVYLPCLQNIFGVILFLRLTWVVGMAGVLQGLVIVFMCCCCTMLTAISMSAIATNGVVPAGGAYFMISRSLGPEFGGAVGLCFYLGTTFAGAMYILGAIEILLMYIAPKAAIFESKHPEGEGAAMLNNMRVYGSICLLLMSLLVFVGVKYVNKLASIFLACVIVSIVSIYIGALVSAFKPPDFHVCVLGNRTINGHEILDSQCAKKFLTQLGEQAEGEAENYTMINDNGTMGPTFDPSLAPPPAEKTTYLWKQFCEGSELNASCDKYFTSNNFTKILGIPGLASGVISENLWSSYLSKGDVVEKVSLDSSNGAHPASTHQPYVFADITTSFTLLVGIFFPSVTGIMAGSNRSGDLKDAQRSIPIGTILAILTTTLVYLSSVVLFGACIDGVVLRDKFGDSVKGNLVVGTLAWPSPWVIVIGSFFSTCGAGLQSLTGAPRLLQAIAKDNIIPFLRVFGHGKANGEPTWALLLTALIAELGILIASLDLVAPILTMFFLMCYLFVNLACGLQTLLRTPNWRPRFSYYHWTLSFLGMTICLALMFISSWYYAIVAMVIAGMIYKYIEYHGAEKEWGDGIRGLSLSAARYALLRLEEGPPHTKNWRPQVLVLLKLDEDAHVKSPRLLTFASQLKAGKGLTIVGTVVSGNFLQSYGEALAAEQTLKHLMDKERVKGFVQCIVAQKPREGISHMIQSSGLGGMKPNTVVMGWPHAWRQSEDPQAWKTFINTVRVTTAAHLALLVPKNISLFPSNSEPCTEGYIDVWWIVHDGGMLMLLPFLLRQHKVWRKCGMRIFTVAQMEDNSIQMKKDLATFLYHLRIEADVEVVEMHNSDISAYTYERTLMMEQRSQMLRQMRLSKSDREKEGYPGISSSRPEAGGATRSQRVRWSFDDVSLFFTCRDSSR, from the exons ATGGCTTCAGTGCGCTTCACCGTGACGCCCACCAAGGCGGAGGACCTCCCGGGGCTGTCCGACACGTCGCCCGACATCAGCTCGCGCTCGGGCGCCCGCGTGCGCTTCGGTTCCAGGGAGAGCGTCAATCGGAGTGACCCGCTCAGCGAGgcgtcaggaggaggaggaggggccgaCACGCCTGAACACAGCAGCATAGAGCAAG GTGATGGGAATTCCAAAATCTCCAGCGTGTACATCAACAACACTCACGGCGTGGACGACGATGACTTCTACGACAGAAACCTGGCCTTATTCGAG GAGGAGATGGACACTCGGCCGAAGGTGTCCTCTCTGCTCAACCGCCTGGCCAACTACACCAACCTGACTCAGGGGGCGAAGGAACACGAGGAGGCCGAGAGCAtcggggagaagaagaaagcaggaAAG TCGCCTCAGATGGGGACGTTTATGGGCGTTTACCTGCCGTGCCTCCAGAACATCTTCGGCGTCATCCTCTTCCTGAGGTTGACCTGGGTGGTGGGGATGGCGGGGGTGCTGCAGGGCCTCGTCATCGTCttcatgtgctgctgctgt acgaTGCTGACCGCCATATCCATGAGTGCAATCGCCACTAACGGAGTTGTACCAG CGGGCGGCGCCTACTTCATGATCAGTCGCTCTCTCGGTCCGGAGTTTGGTGGGGCAGTGGGCCTGTGTTTCTACTTGGGCACCACCTTCGCTGGAGCCATGTACATCCTGGGAGCCATCGAGATCCTCCTG ATGTACATTGCACCTAAGGCGGCCATATTTGAGTCCAAACATCCCGAGGGCGAGGGGGCGGCCATGTTGAACAACATGCGCGTCTACGGCTCCATCTGCCTCCTCCTCATGTCCCTGCTGGTCTTCGTCGGCGTCAAGTACGTCAACAAGCTGGCCTCCATCTTCCTGGCCTGCGTCATCGTCTCCATCGTGTCCATCTACATCGGAGCGCTGGTCTCCGCCTTCAAACCTCCCGATTTCCA CGTGTGCGTGCTGGGAAACAGAACAATCAACGGCCACGAAATCTTAGATAGCCAATGTGCGAAGAAGTTCCTGACGCAGCTCGGCGAGCAGGCGGAAGGAGAGGCAGAAAACTACACAATGATTAACG ATAACGGTACGATGGGCCCGACCTTTGACCCCAGCCTGGCCCCCCCGCCTGCAGAGAAGACCACGTATCTCTGGAAGCAGTTCTGCGAGGGCTCGGAGCTCAACGCCTCCTGCGACAAATACTTCACATCCAACAACTTCACAAAGATCTTAGGAATCCCCGGGCTGGCCAGCGGGGTTATTTCAG AGAACCTGTGGAGCTCCTACCTCAGCAAAGGCGACGTGGTGGAGAAGGTCTCCCTCGACTCGTCTAACGGCGCTCACCCGGCCTCCACCCATCAGCCTTATGTGTTCGCTGACATCACTACCTCCTTCACCCTGCTGGTGGGCATCTTCTTCCCCTCCGTCACAG gAATCATGGCCGGTTCAAACCGCTCAGGCGATCTGAAAGACGCCCAGCGCTCCATCCCAATAGGAACCATCCTCGCCATCCTCACCACCACCCTCGTCT ACCTGAGCAGTGTCGTCCTGTTCGGCGCGTGCATCGACGGGGTCGTCCTCAGAGACAA gtttGGAGACTCGGTCAAAGGGAACCTGGTGGTGGGGACTCTGGCCTGGCCCTCTCCCTGGGTCATCGTGATCGGCTCTTTCTTCTCGACGTGCGGCGCAGGTCTTCAGTCCCTGACGGGCGCTCCCCGACTCCTGCAGGCCATCGCCAAGGACAACATCATCCCCTTCCTCCGG gtgtTCGGTCACGGGAAGGCGAACGGGGAGCCGACCTGGGCGCTGCTGCTGACGGCTCTGATCGCAGAGCTGGGGATCCTCATCGCCTCTCTGGACCTGGTGGCTCCGATTCTAACAAT GTTCTTCCTCATGTGCTACCTGTTTGTGAACCTCGCCTGTGGCCTCCAGACTCTCCTGAGGACGCCCAACTGGAGGCCCCGCTTCTCCTATTATCACtg gaccTTGTCGTTTTTGGGGATGACTATCTGCCTGGCGCTCATGTTCATATCCTCCTGGTACTACGCCATCGTTGCCATGGTGATCGCAGGCATGATCTACAAGTACATTGAGTACCACGG CGCAGAGAAGGAGTGGGGGGATGGGATCCGGGGTCTCTCGCTCAGCGCGGCCCGTTACGCCCTCCTGAGGCTGGAGGAGGGACCGCCGCACACCAAAAACTGGAG GCCCCAGGTGCTGGTCTTACTCAAACTGGACGAGGACGCCCACGTCAAGTCTCCCCGCCTGCTGACGTTCGCCAGCCAGCTGAAGGCGGGGAAGGGCCTGACCATCGTCGGCACAGTCGTCTCGGGAAACTTCCTGCAGAGCTACGGGGAGGCGCTCGCTGCTGAACAG ACTCTGAAGCACCTGATGGATAAGGAGCGGGTGAAGGGCTTCGTTCAGTGCATCGTGGCCCAGAAGCCGCGAGAAGGCATCAGTCACATGATCCAGTCGAGCGGGCTCGGGGGGATGAAGCCCAACACGGTGGTGATGGGCTGGCCGCACGCCTGGAGGCAGAGCGAGGACCCCCAGGCCTGGAAGACCTTCATCA ACACAGTGCGGGTGACGACGGCGGCCCACCTGGCCCTCCTGGTGCCCAAAAACATCTCCCTGTTCCCGAGCAACAGCGAGCCGTGCACAGAGGGCTACATCGACGTGTGGTGGATCGTCCACGACGGAGGAATGCTCATGCTGCTGCCCTTCCTGCTGCGCCAACACAAA GTGTGGAGAAAGTGTGGCATGCGGATCTTCACGGTGGCTCAGATGGAGGATAACTCAATCCAGATGAAGAAGGACCTGGCAACCTTCCTCTACCACCTCCGGATCGAGGCGGATGTGGAAGTGGTGGAGATG CacaacagtgacatcagtgCATACACCTATGAAAGGACGCTGATGATGGAGCAGAGGTCTCAGATGCTCCGACAGATGCGCCTCTCTAAATCCGACCGGGAGAAAGAG GGATATCCTGGCATCAGCAGCAGTAGGCCAGAGGCAGGTGGAGCTACGAGGTCTCAG CGGGTACGCTGGAGTTTTGATGATGtaagtttgtttttcacttgtAGAGACTCCTCTAGGTAG